The sequence below is a genomic window from Bombus pyrosoma isolate SC7728 linkage group LG9, ASM1482585v1, whole genome shotgun sequence.
TGGGAGAAGACGCAGGAGTGCTCCGGCAGCAATTCGTAAGAGGTCCCGAGGCACTCCTGTTAAGCGTTAGGTAGGCCACCGTAGGGTTTTAGTCGGCAAGTCCGACACCACCGCACCGCTTCCGAGAGGAGCGACGGGGTGTCTATAAGCATTTCCCcacgtataaaaagaaaagatatttttgaatttgcATTGGAATGAATCATAGCAAACAAAGCAACTAGAATTTGAATTATAGTAAACGTGTTATTGTTAAATCTGCattgtaaagaaatattacgtcgaatggaaatttatttgtgatttatatCATGCACAAAGCTACTATACCATTGACTATCGCAATATTTAGAACGTTACCTCGTTCTGGAAGGCAAACAGGCCTCATCTTTCCCTCGAATCGAATGGCGTCCTTCAGTTTGACGAGCGCGATGTCATTGTTATAGTTGTACGTCGAATAGCCGCTATGCTTGATCACTTTCTCGACTTTGAATTCTTGAATCTCTGTCTCTGTGGTAGAATTGCGATCGTGCTCTAATATCCGAATTAACATGAGTTTCGGATCGAACCTGTTCCAATTATTTATGGATTGAATTCATGTTACAATAGATCAAGATATCAATGGAACAATTGATCGATTTAAATAGTGTCACACGTATGCTatcattgttatatatattacaccATGTGTAATGAAAAGTTGCTActctttattttgttatttttagaaaaatcatttaaaattaagagCAGCAAAAATGTCACAAATTTCTACatcaaattggaaaataatctcAAAATAACGTAGCATAACAATCCTATTATAACTATTATCGTATACAATACAGCGAAATGATTCGCTAATGATATCGCCGATGTTGCTACATTATTActgtacataattatatactatataatactgtatacattattattgtgtataataaattactatatggatactataatattacgaaatcACCTGTCGACACAATGAGCAGCGGTTAATACATAACGAGAACTTATAACAGATCCACCACAATAGAATCGTCCTCTAAACATCATTAATGCCATCCATGGATATTGATTAACTTGGGTCTCAACACCACCTACGATCCGTTTCTGTGTGTTCGTTAAACCGCATTCTAGaaaataacatattattacataagtttaatcaatttcattaaGTAATGctctttaaatgaaaaataaagacaagtaacaacaaaataataccaatttttattcattggattatttaaatctaatttatcTGAATCTTTATTGttgttttattgaatttatttaacatcaCTTTTGGTtctaattaacaatattaatattgatgtATCACAAAACTTATATAAATTGATCTCTATTAAATAAGTCACAAGGAGTGTTTATTGtacatattcaaattttgaatattgaacAAATAATCTTGTTTCGAGTTTAAACTCACTGCAAGGTAAACACGATTCAGTCGCTGGTCTCGGAAGTTCAGTTGTTGTCACGGGTACTGTTATGGATCCACCAGCAGATATTAAACTGGCCAGCCATTCccagaaatttttatcatccGTAGCTGCTATATTATACTGCGTTGCATTTAAGTCGACTTCTTCAACGGGGATTGGCGAACGtaactataaatttttatatttatgtcacTTTTTGTTGTCTTAACTGCAGGAACAATATATTGGGAACAAGCATTTGTACTTTCTGTAAATCTTAAgcgaaaaatttatattaattttaataagattcctaatatttattgcaaaatggCTTTATTATTACTTACGATTAACCAATGTGTAATTTACAGGATGAGATATTGATATAAATGTGTTATAATTAATGCCTTCACACATTACGCtttagtatattattaattaactaaacgcgataaatgtatttattttccataaaactGATCGTTCAAATTTTAGTGTATTATGTCTTTCTCACAAAACTATCCGAAAAATGTGTTTCTACCTTTAATAACTAAGAGAAGATCAATTTTTAACATGCTAAAAAGAGATGCGATCCTCAGTAGaacaaagattattttatcgagcaacatttatattttgaatatttatgtttaaaaattgaagtcgataaatattcaacaCGCAAGCGCGTAGTTCAACCTTTGATTTCAGATTCAAACGTACGATTGTAAAAACACAGAGCATTGATCTGAACATCTTTCATCGCCGTTATGTGTCCTCAATATAAATTCTCATTACGTATGCAAAGCGGTATGAGATTATAcccaataaatattataacaaattctatttttcgcGAGAAAGAAGCCATTAAGTTACCTGTAACGCCTCACATAATAACAAAACTCTAATAAATCGTAAGATAAAGCTTACATTTGATTCCCCAAGAGGAAAAAATGCCCCTATAAGAATTTCATACTATCATTCTTTACTCGTGATTCAATTCAGCCACTCAATTTCATTACCCCTATTTTATCAAACATAGACCTTAACTTCTCCAAGGACGAGTTTATTTCAGGACGGTAAAATGTTTCCTCAGATAAGGGAAAGGCtattctttatctttcatttttatgtgtTCAAAGAATATAGATATGTAATGTCGGAAAATATCTTTAAGTTATGAAATGTTTCAGGACGTATGGTACGGAACAGTTTGTAGTACGAAAGTTTCAATTAGTATTTCGTATATTCTACTCTTACATTACGCTATTAAATTagcgatattttaaataaatgcaataGAGATAGATtctaaatttagaaaatattggaacaaatactttttacgTATCTATAATccatatttatgtaaaataatccATAACAACAGAGTGTAATGATCTGCAGACTCTACGAATAACTTGCAACTCGTGCTCGTGAAATTTCACCAATAAATTagttttcaattatatatgtttttaattaa
It includes:
- the LOC122571216 gene encoding trypsin-1-like — encoded protein: MWIRTIFCVIIVLAATCAVNCEKLRSPIPVEEVDLNATQYNIAATDDKNFWEWLASLISAGGSITVPVTTTELPRPATESCLPCKCGLTNTQKRIVGGVETQVNQYPWMALMMFRGRFYCGGSVISSRYVLTAAHCVDRFDPKLMLIRILEHDRNSTTETEIQEFKVEKVIKHSGYSTYNYNNDIALVKLKDAIRFEGKMRPVCLPERAKTFAGLNGTVTGWGALEEAGSISQTLQEVTVPILTNAECRATKYPARKITDNMLCAGYQEGSKDSCQGDSGGPLHVFNDDSYQVVGVVSWGEGCAKPGYPGVYSRVNRYLSWIANNTKDGCYC